One Aphelocoma coerulescens isolate FSJ_1873_10779 chromosome 5, UR_Acoe_1.0, whole genome shotgun sequence DNA segment encodes these proteins:
- the ATP5MJ gene encoding ATP synthase subunit ATP5MJ, mitochondrial, which yields MMQAMIPKSLRPMKFYFSTVYQEIWVGIALTSYVYYKISYGGKKSAGNKSSGSGHH from the exons ATGATGCAGGCCATGATTCCAAAGTCATTGAGACCCATGAAATTCTACTTCTCCACTGTTTATCAAGAAATATGGGTTGGTATAGCATTAACAAGTTATGTCTACTACAAGATTTCATATGGGG gcaaaAAATCAGCAGGAAATA AGTCCTCTGGTTCTGGCCATCATTAA